In one Acidimicrobium ferrooxidans DSM 10331 genomic region, the following are encoded:
- a CDS encoding glycerophosphodiester phosphodiesterase, producing MDGRSTPLIVAHRGGMGEACESTRESFASAAARGATGVELDVRKSADGVLVVHHDPTLDRTAGVALSIASATWEQLATIRLPCGTHEASLARLEEVLAVTEGLACSIDIKDDDGPSGDLEARVIATLTDAGALERCVVASFHRGVLERVRSRWPGVRTTAAPSEVAAWIAGSRQRRPPWRVLSVPRSYRGVPLLTERRVRDAHALGCEVWVWTINDVAEATFLDSLGVDAIITDVPGLLSRALGRSSRQARH from the coding sequence GTGGACGGGCGCAGCACGCCGCTCATCGTGGCGCATCGCGGGGGCATGGGAGAGGCGTGCGAGTCGACCCGCGAATCCTTTGCGAGTGCAGCGGCGCGCGGTGCTACTGGGGTCGAGCTCGACGTGCGCAAGAGTGCCGATGGGGTGCTGGTGGTCCATCACGACCCGACGCTGGATCGGACCGCTGGTGTGGCGCTCTCCATCGCATCGGCGACCTGGGAGCAACTCGCGACGATTCGGCTCCCGTGCGGCACCCACGAGGCATCGCTCGCTCGACTCGAGGAGGTGCTGGCGGTGACCGAGGGCCTCGCGTGTTCCATCGACATCAAGGACGACGATGGGCCCTCGGGCGACCTCGAGGCACGCGTCATCGCGACGCTCACGGATGCGGGGGCCCTCGAGCGCTGCGTGGTCGCCAGCTTTCATCGGGGGGTTCTGGAGCGGGTGAGGTCGCGCTGGCCCGGCGTGCGGACCACCGCTGCCCCCAGTGAGGTGGCAGCCTGGATCGCTGGTTCGCGCCAGCGTCGACCCCCCTGGCGCGTGTTGTCGGTACCGCGTTCGTATCGTGGCGTTCCACTGCTCACCGAGCGGCGCGTTCGGGACGCGCACGCGCTCGGTTGCGAGGTGTGGGTGTGGACGATCAACGATGTCGCCGAGGCGACGTTCCTTGACAGCCTTGGTGTCGACGCCATCATCACCGACGTCCCGGGGCTCCTCTCGCGCGCGCTCGGTCGATCGTCGCGGCAGGCACGCCACTAG
- a CDS encoding prolipoprotein diacylglyceryl transferase — protein sequence MKPIPVEFHLGPLVLHTYGFGLGVTFWFAYWYLGKRFRRFGLSSTWLERGFIPIIVMAIVGARVVHVVANIEAYLHNPIGVFEVWQGGLSSYGGLAGGIPTALWYLHRDMPNLRFRRAFDIAAPVLLASWSMGRLLGPQLMYAGGGLPTKAWYGMYYTGEIGKRIPVPIFQSIEDFTCFLLTLWIARHFARWRMPAGSVAVAALGLWSIERFFDEFLWLARPRVWDAVEVFALICLAFCAATLAVLTSRRGRTTEVVDLPKLVATGPTA from the coding sequence GTGAAGCCAATCCCGGTTGAGTTCCACCTGGGGCCGCTTGTGCTCCACACGTACGGATTCGGCCTCGGCGTCACCTTCTGGTTCGCCTACTGGTACCTCGGCAAGCGCTTCCGCCGGTTCGGTCTCTCGAGCACCTGGCTCGAGCGTGGTTTCATCCCTATCATCGTGATGGCCATCGTCGGTGCCCGCGTCGTGCACGTTGTCGCGAACATCGAGGCCTATCTCCACAACCCAATCGGGGTGTTCGAGGTGTGGCAAGGCGGTCTGTCGTCGTACGGGGGCCTCGCAGGCGGCATTCCGACCGCGTTGTGGTATCTCCACCGCGACATGCCGAACCTCCGTTTCCGCCGGGCCTTCGACATCGCAGCACCGGTCCTGCTCGCCTCGTGGTCCATGGGACGCCTTCTCGGTCCTCAGCTGATGTACGCCGGCGGTGGCCTGCCGACGAAGGCGTGGTACGGCATGTACTACACCGGCGAGATCGGCAAGCGCATTCCGGTGCCGATCTTTCAGTCGATCGAGGACTTCACCTGCTTCCTCCTCACGCTCTGGATCGCACGCCACTTTGCCCGCTGGCGCATGCCGGCAGGCTCCGTCGCGGTCGCCGCCCTCGGATTGTGGTCGATCGAGCGGTTCTTCGACGAGTTCCTGTGGCTCGCCCGTCCGCGGGTCTGGGATGCCGTCGAGGTCTTCGCGCTCATCTGTCTCGCCTTCTGCGCCGCCACGCTCGCCGTGCTGACGTCACGGCGAGGCCGTACGACCGAGGTGGTCGACCTCCCGAAGCTCGTGGCCACAGGACCAACCGCGTGA
- the pncB gene encoding nicotinate phosphoribosyltransferase, with translation MSSTALLTDRYELTMLETAIASGLAEVPATFEVFARSLGGRGFGVVGGTGRLAEALRAFRFDDEIVRWLVDERVIGSPTARYLEHFRFSGSIAAYPDGELYFPGSPILRVDAPFGEGLLIETLILSILNFDTAVATAAARLRLAAGTATLIEMGSRRVHERAAVAAARAAWIAGFDSTSNLAAGQRYGVPTGGTMGHALVLAHPSERAAFEAQAAVIGSSTTALVDTYDIGHGIRQAIEAFGTDLAAIRIDSGNPFVEVRRARTLLDELGATKTRILISGDLDEGLVRRLVAEPVDGFGVGTKVVTGGGVPTAQLVYKLVAVERNGVAEPVAKLSANKETSGGRKAGYRRLRNHRIVEEFSIDPAVTVEPTDDSTLMALEVPVMVEGDILDPESAAQSRQRLADRLPTLGEDLDAILDATEPLFVCHHLGPSLPRSGHGQHDQ, from the coding sequence GTGAGCTCGACCGCGCTGCTCACCGACCGTTACGAGCTCACCATGCTCGAGACTGCGATCGCGAGCGGCCTTGCAGAGGTTCCGGCCACCTTCGAGGTCTTCGCACGCTCGCTCGGCGGTCGTGGCTTCGGTGTGGTCGGTGGCACCGGCCGGCTCGCCGAGGCGCTTCGAGCCTTTCGCTTCGACGACGAGATCGTGCGTTGGCTCGTCGACGAGCGCGTCATCGGGTCACCGACCGCTCGCTACCTCGAGCACTTTCGCTTCAGCGGCTCCATCGCCGCCTACCCCGACGGAGAGCTCTACTTCCCTGGTTCGCCGATCCTACGGGTCGACGCGCCGTTCGGCGAAGGCCTGCTCATCGAGACGCTCATCCTGTCGATTCTCAACTTCGACACGGCGGTCGCGACAGCTGCAGCTCGGTTACGGCTCGCGGCGGGCACGGCCACACTCATCGAGATGGGCTCTCGACGCGTCCACGAGCGCGCTGCGGTTGCCGCAGCACGTGCAGCATGGATCGCAGGCTTCGACTCCACCTCCAACCTCGCCGCGGGTCAACGCTACGGCGTTCCCACCGGTGGCACGATGGGGCATGCGTTGGTGCTTGCCCATCCGAGCGAGCGGGCCGCGTTCGAGGCTCAGGCCGCCGTGATCGGATCCTCGACCACCGCCCTCGTCGATACCTACGACATCGGGCACGGTATTCGCCAGGCGATCGAGGCGTTCGGCACCGATCTCGCGGCGATCCGCATCGACTCCGGCAACCCATTCGTCGAGGTACGGCGTGCTCGTACGCTGCTCGACGAGCTCGGAGCCACGAAGACGCGCATCCTGATCTCCGGGGACCTCGACGAGGGGCTCGTCAGGCGCCTGGTCGCTGAGCCGGTCGATGGATTCGGCGTCGGGACCAAGGTCGTCACCGGGGGTGGGGTGCCCACGGCACAACTCGTCTACAAGCTCGTCGCCGTCGAACGCAACGGCGTTGCGGAGCCCGTCGCCAAGCTCTCGGCGAACAAGGAGACGTCTGGAGGCCGCAAGGCTGGGTACCGACGCCTCCGCAACCATCGCATCGTCGAGGAGTTCTCGATCGACCCAGCCGTGACCGTCGAGCCGACCGACGACTCGACCCTGATGGCCCTCGAGGTCCCCGTCATGGTCGAGGGAGACATCCTCGATCCGGAGTCTGCGGCCCAGAGTCGTCAGAGGCTCGCCGACCGTCTCCCGACCCTCGGCGAGGACCTCGACGCGATCCTCGATGCAACGGAGCCCCTGTTCGTCTGCCACCACCTCGGTCCGTCGCTGCCACGTTCCGGGCACGGCCAGCACGACCAGTAG
- a CDS encoding serine hydrolase domain-containing protein: MDTTSLTRAHPSSLGFDAHVLERLRRTLDTWIETQRLAGLAVAITRDGEVAFEHYTGWADRARNVPVTPQTLFRIYSMTKPITSIAALQLVEEGRIRLDDPIATVLPAFAEPRVLVSGGAPGGYAPAVTRGAIEPIRLWHLLTHTAGLTYDFHRQSAVDAMYRKLQRTLDGADLGAWVDAHAELPLLFDPGTHWNYSIATDVVGHLVATLRGAPLADVLTTFVLSPLGMHDTTFEVPASEADRIAAIVTPGGDGTLHRLGPVQPETRVAPIDSGGGGLFSTLEDYTRFSIALALGGRLGDARLVGPLTLDAMRSNHLPGGSDIPTMAIARPQPGDRPGTGFGLGFSVVDDPIASHRLGPRGSYGWGGMASTTFFVWPAQRVSVVFMTQLVPSNTYPLAEELETFVAAALTRP; this comes from the coding sequence ATGGACACCACGTCGCTCACGCGAGCCCATCCGAGCAGCCTCGGCTTCGACGCGCACGTGCTCGAGCGCCTTCGGCGAACCCTCGACACCTGGATCGAAACCCAACGCCTCGCTGGCCTCGCGGTCGCCATCACTCGCGACGGTGAGGTCGCCTTCGAGCACTACACCGGATGGGCCGATCGAGCGCGCAACGTCCCGGTCACGCCGCAGACGCTCTTTCGGATCTACTCGATGACCAAACCCATCACCTCGATCGCGGCGCTCCAGCTGGTCGAGGAGGGACGGATCCGCCTCGACGATCCGATCGCAACGGTCTTGCCCGCCTTCGCCGAACCACGCGTACTCGTCTCTGGCGGTGCGCCAGGGGGCTACGCGCCAGCGGTGACGCGCGGGGCGATCGAACCCATTCGGCTCTGGCATCTGCTCACCCACACCGCCGGTCTCACCTACGACTTCCATCGCCAGAGCGCGGTGGACGCGATGTACCGCAAGCTCCAGCGCACCCTCGACGGCGCCGACCTTGGAGCCTGGGTCGACGCACACGCCGAGCTCCCGCTCCTGTTCGACCCGGGCACGCACTGGAACTACTCCATCGCCACCGACGTCGTCGGCCACCTGGTCGCGACGCTGCGAGGCGCACCGCTCGCCGACGTCCTCACAACCTTCGTCCTCTCGCCTCTCGGCATGCACGACACGACGTTCGAGGTTCCGGCCTCAGAGGCCGATCGCATCGCCGCGATCGTCACCCCTGGTGGCGACGGGACGCTCCATCGCCTCGGGCCCGTGCAGCCGGAGACCCGCGTGGCGCCGATCGACTCCGGTGGCGGCGGGTTGTTCTCGACCCTCGAGGACTACACACGCTTCAGCATCGCACTCGCCCTCGGTGGCCGCCTCGGGGACGCACGCCTGGTCGGACCGCTCACACTCGATGCGATGCGATCCAACCACCTTCCCGGAGGTTCGGACATCCCCACCATGGCGATCGCCAGGCCACAACCCGGCGACCGCCCAGGGACCGGCTTCGGCCTTGGCTTCTCGGTCGTCGATGATCCGATTGCCTCACACCGACTCGGTCCGCGAGGTTCCTACGGTTGGGGCGGCATGGCCTCGACGACCTTCTTCGTGTGGCCGGCTCAACGCGTGAGTGTCGTGTTCATGACACAGCTTGTGCCGTCGAACACGTACCCGCTCGCCGAGGAACTCGAGACGTTCGTCGCAGCAGCGCTCACGCGGCCCTGA
- the trxA gene encoding thioredoxin, translating to MATRNLTLSDFEATIQENDIVFVDFWAAWCGPCRMFAPIYEQASEVHPEIVFGKVDTEAEQQLAAAFGIMSIPTLMIFREQILLYSQPGALPKEALDDLISQVLALDMDDVRRQIAEAQAAEARQA from the coding sequence ATGGCGACCCGCAATCTGACGCTCAGCGACTTCGAGGCGACGATTCAGGAGAACGACATCGTCTTCGTCGATTTCTGGGCGGCGTGGTGTGGTCCCTGCAGGATGTTTGCGCCCATCTACGAGCAGGCGTCCGAGGTCCATCCGGAGATCGTCTTCGGCAAAGTCGACACCGAAGCCGAGCAGCAGCTCGCAGCGGCGTTCGGGATCATGTCGATCCCGACGCTGATGATCTTCCGCGAGCAGATCTTGCTGTACTCCCAGCCTGGAGCGCTCCCGAAGGAGGCGCTCGACGACCTGATCTCGCAGGTCCTTGCCCTCGACATGGACGACGTGCGTCGTCAGATCGCGGAGGCGCAGGCGGCTGAGGCCCGACAGGCCTGA
- a CDS encoding DUF501 domain-containing protein encodes MVREEDEAWVSDQLGRLPSIPYTVAARSREGWPIVIELAEYDRQGRPQSNWFWLVDRRLVQAVARVEARRGVRRAEELVDPRALELAQHAHASARRHVPHPRIAGARAGVKCLHAHLALWLAGGFSPVGVWTAAAVVALDPSLAELLTDVEA; translated from the coding sequence GTGGTGCGTGAGGAGGACGAGGCGTGGGTGTCCGACCAGCTTGGTCGCCTGCCCAGCATTCCCTACACCGTTGCCGCACGCTCTCGCGAGGGTTGGCCCATCGTCATCGAACTGGCCGAATACGACCGGCAGGGCCGTCCTCAATCGAACTGGTTTTGGCTTGTCGATCGCCGACTCGTGCAGGCGGTTGCTCGAGTCGAGGCTCGACGAGGGGTTCGTAGGGCCGAGGAGCTCGTCGACCCTCGCGCACTCGAGTTGGCCCAACACGCCCATGCCTCTGCCCGACGCCACGTCCCGCATCCACGGATCGCTGGTGCGCGCGCTGGCGTGAAGTGCCTGCATGCTCACCTTGCACTGTGGCTGGCAGGGGGGTTCTCGCCGGTTGGGGTGTGGACGGCTGCTGCCGTGGTCGCGCTCGACCCGTCGCTCGCCGAGCTGCTCACCGACGTGGAGGCGTGA
- a CDS encoding SRPBCC family protein gives MEIRNAFDVPASPAVAWSVLTDLERIAPCLPGAALTGRDADRFLGTVKVKVGPITASYKGEASFVSLDEEHGVAVLRAEGREQRGQGRASATVTATLTPHGEGTHVDVVVDLQIAGRVAQFGRGVLADVSAELMREFADRLADLLQTPPGEVGSEASSASDEAGEATDSASTEAEPVSDATTAPAVRTPADNPPLDVLGVGWRPLARRALAPVIAVAVVVAILLRRRGRRGRGA, from the coding sequence GTGGAGATCCGAAACGCGTTCGACGTGCCGGCGAGTCCGGCGGTCGCTTGGAGCGTCTTGACCGATCTCGAACGCATCGCTCCGTGCCTGCCGGGTGCGGCGTTGACCGGGCGCGACGCAGATCGCTTCCTTGGCACGGTGAAGGTCAAGGTCGGACCGATCACCGCTTCGTACAAGGGTGAGGCGTCGTTCGTCTCGCTCGACGAGGAGCACGGCGTTGCCGTCCTTCGCGCCGAGGGTCGAGAGCAGCGGGGACAAGGACGGGCATCGGCGACGGTGACGGCGACGCTGACACCGCACGGCGAGGGAACGCACGTGGACGTCGTGGTCGATCTGCAGATCGCTGGCCGCGTCGCACAGTTCGGTCGTGGAGTCCTTGCGGATGTGTCTGCCGAGCTCATGCGTGAGTTCGCCGATCGGCTCGCCGACCTCTTGCAGACGCCTCCCGGCGAGGTCGGGAGCGAAGCGTCGTCGGCGAGCGACGAGGCGGGTGAGGCCACCGACTCCGCATCGACCGAGGCAGAGCCCGTGTCCGATGCGACGACGGCGCCTGCCGTTCGAACGCCTGCCGACAACCCGCCGCTCGACGTGCTCGGTGTGGGCTGGCGTCCGCTCGCTCGCCGGGCGCTCGCTCCCGTGATCGCTGTGGCGGTGGTCGTCGCGATTCTGCTGCGCCGGCGAGGACGCCGTGGCCGTGGTGCGTGA
- a CDS encoding nucleotidyltransferase family protein — translation MVRWVGAVLAAGRATRFDPPGAKLRTPLGGRALLTWALSACADARLLAARAVVVGRDRFDDLVPTGFEVIVNPHPERGLASSLALAAAWAEADGASGMVVGLADQPFITAQAWDAVAAAPEEVDLAVATYAGSRANPVRIARRLFGALPVSGDVGARALFARRDLTVVSVSCQGDPMDVDTRHDLSRAEERADEGEGG, via the coding sequence ATGGTGAGGTGGGTCGGAGCGGTCCTCGCGGCAGGTCGAGCGACCAGATTCGATCCACCGGGTGCGAAGCTGCGGACTCCTCTCGGTGGTCGCGCCTTGTTGACATGGGCGCTCAGCGCGTGTGCCGACGCACGTCTGCTGGCCGCGCGCGCGGTCGTGGTCGGTCGGGATCGCTTCGACGATCTCGTGCCGACCGGTTTCGAGGTGATCGTGAATCCCCATCCCGAGCGCGGCCTTGCGAGTTCGCTTGCGCTCGCGGCGGCGTGGGCCGAGGCAGACGGGGCGAGTGGCATGGTCGTCGGGCTCGCAGATCAGCCGTTCATCACGGCGCAGGCGTGGGACGCCGTGGCCGCGGCTCCCGAGGAGGTCGATCTCGCGGTGGCGACGTATGCTGGGTCGCGAGCGAATCCCGTGCGCATCGCGAGGCGCCTCTTCGGTGCACTCCCAGTCTCAGGAGACGTCGGAGCGAGAGCACTCTTCGCCCGAAGGGACCTGACGGTGGTGTCGGTCTCGTGTCAAGGTGACCCGATGGACGTCGATACGAGGCACGATCTCTCGCGCGCCGAGGAACGAGCTGATGAGGGAGAGGGAGGATAG
- a CDS encoding XdhC family protein yields the protein MREALEAVVAWRRAGVRAALATVVAVEGSGPREPGTMMAVSERAEVVGSVSGGCVEGAVVAEALARLDAPEAVLASIGITGSVERGAATLAFGYSDDEAIAVGLTCGGTFHILVDPDPPDFLDEVVDAIGHGVAASLAFVWQVDSSVDDYFAADHVGVAMPKVGATLAVLGDGRRFGSLGNESLDRVVAREAAGAIDAARGTRRELGRLGETRSREVSVVLAVEAPPPTMVVLGAVDFADALARTARLLGYRVLVVDARALFATRERFPMADEVVVAWPHAWLEAHRDEIQARDAICVLTHDPKFDVPAIQAALATRAGYIGVMGSRRTQRDRRERLREAGVDLDEVDARVAAPIGLDLGARTPEETAIAIVAEIIARREGRSGTPLSATDGDIHAAGAFTW from the coding sequence GTGCGTGAGGCACTCGAGGCGGTCGTCGCGTGGCGAAGGGCTGGCGTGCGCGCGGCGCTCGCCACCGTCGTCGCGGTCGAAGGATCAGGACCGCGGGAACCGGGCACCATGATGGCGGTCTCCGAGCGAGCTGAGGTCGTCGGGTCGGTGTCGGGTGGGTGCGTCGAGGGGGCCGTCGTTGCCGAGGCGCTCGCGCGGCTCGATGCCCCCGAAGCGGTCCTTGCGTCGATCGGCATCACGGGCTCCGTGGAGCGGGGGGCGGCCACGCTCGCCTTTGGCTACTCGGACGACGAGGCCATCGCCGTCGGTCTGACCTGTGGCGGTACGTTCCACATTCTCGTCGATCCTGATCCGCCAGACTTCTTGGACGAGGTCGTCGACGCCATCGGCCACGGTGTCGCGGCGAGCCTCGCGTTCGTGTGGCAGGTGGACTCGTCAGTCGATGACTACTTCGCCGCCGACCACGTGGGCGTCGCGATGCCCAAGGTCGGCGCGACGTTGGCGGTCCTCGGCGATGGTCGACGCTTCGGTAGCCTCGGCAACGAGTCGTTGGATCGGGTCGTCGCGAGAGAGGCGGCAGGGGCCATCGACGCAGCGAGGGGTACGCGCCGCGAGCTCGGTCGACTCGGCGAGACGCGCTCGCGCGAGGTCTCGGTGGTCTTGGCCGTTGAGGCGCCGCCCCCCACCATGGTGGTACTCGGCGCGGTGGACTTTGCCGATGCGCTTGCCCGAACCGCCAGATTGCTCGGCTATCGCGTGCTCGTCGTCGATGCGCGTGCGCTCTTTGCGACGAGAGAGCGCTTCCCCATGGCCGATGAGGTCGTGGTCGCATGGCCTCACGCGTGGTTGGAGGCGCATCGCGACGAGATCCAGGCGCGCGATGCGATCTGCGTGCTGACGCATGACCCGAAGTTCGACGTGCCCGCCATCCAGGCTGCCCTTGCCACGCGGGCTGGCTATATCGGTGTGATGGGCTCGCGTCGGACCCAGCGCGATCGTCGTGAGCGTCTGCGGGAGGCGGGCGTCGATCTCGACGAGGTCGATGCGAGAGTGGCGGCGCCGATCGGGCTCGACCTCGGCGCGAGGACGCCGGAGGAGACGGCGATCGCGATCGTTGCCGAGATCATCGCTCGTCGAGAGGGCAGGAGCGGTACGCCTCTCTCGGCGACGGACGGCGACATTCACGCCGCTGGTGCGTTCACATGGTGA
- a CDS encoding vWA domain-containing protein, translated as MVGRAERFVVGFVDHLRSGGLRVSTSSTIDFEQALDVVGVGSRRVVLETGLATFVKRADDVPRYLELAASYLGIVAPNASKVVLPTMVALDDGDDGAGENETERRAERVVRYSAVERLHSADLGTLDATERAEAMEALAALRLAPPMRRSARRRSAPRGQLDARATMRAAFATDLEPIERRYRAATTVPRPVVFLLDVSGSMQPYAVAMLRLAWVFAAVAKVEAWALGTRATRISRALGGRDPDVAVEEAVALVADWGGGTRLGAGIEAFVHGVRRSLRSAVVVVCSDGWDRGDPEQMRRAMASLRRRSAAIVWVNPLAGLDGYAPLARGMAAALEYVDALVAGESVASLERAAVRIVEEAGRA; from the coding sequence ATGGTGGGTCGAGCTGAACGCTTCGTCGTCGGGTTCGTCGATCACCTCCGCAGCGGCGGATTGCGCGTTTCGACCTCGAGTACGATCGATTTCGAGCAAGCCTTGGACGTCGTGGGCGTTGGAAGTCGGCGAGTGGTACTCGAGACCGGACTCGCCACGTTCGTCAAGCGTGCTGACGACGTCCCTCGTTACCTCGAGCTAGCGGCCTCCTATCTCGGGATCGTCGCACCGAACGCGTCGAAGGTCGTGCTGCCGACCATGGTGGCCCTCGACGACGGCGACGACGGTGCCGGCGAGAACGAGACCGAGCGTCGCGCGGAGCGTGTCGTTCGCTACTCGGCGGTCGAGCGCCTGCACTCGGCCGACCTCGGCACGCTCGACGCCACCGAGCGCGCCGAGGCGATGGAGGCGCTCGCGGCGCTTCGTCTTGCCCCTCCGATGCGACGGAGCGCGCGCCGCCGTTCCGCACCTCGCGGACAGCTCGATGCGCGGGCGACCATGCGCGCTGCCTTCGCGACTGACCTCGAACCCATCGAGCGTCGGTATCGAGCAGCCACGACGGTTCCGCGTCCCGTGGTCTTTCTACTGGACGTTTCCGGCTCGATGCAGCCCTACGCCGTGGCCATGCTCCGTCTCGCGTGGGTGTTCGCCGCTGTCGCCAAGGTCGAGGCGTGGGCGCTCGGGACCCGTGCCACCCGCATCAGTCGAGCGCTCGGTGGGCGGGATCCTGACGTCGCCGTGGAGGAAGCGGTCGCGCTGGTCGCTGACTGGGGTGGCGGGACACGCCTCGGTGCAGGGATCGAAGCCTTCGTCCATGGCGTGCGGCGCAGCTTGCGCTCAGCGGTCGTGGTGGTGTGCTCTGATGGTTGGGACCGGGGCGATCCCGAGCAGATGCGCCGAGCGATGGCCTCGCTCCGTCGGCGCAGCGCCGCGATCGTGTGGGTGAATCCGCTGGCTGGCCTGGATGGCTACGCGCCCCTCGCGCGCGGGATGGCGGCAGCACTCGAGTACGTGGATGCCTTGGTCGCGGGTGAGAGCGTTGCGTCGCTCGAGCGGGCAGCGGTGAGGATCGTGGAGGAGGCGGGCCGTGCGTGA
- a CDS encoding AAA family ATPase: MSLPRSPEPLRAHGIERPEDLRRALDAVGYLASPRVALSGFLAVSLQRPLLLEGEPGVGKTELAYALARVFGGSLERLQCYEGIDVHQAVYDWDWGRQFLHVRTLEALARDALRGREVDDIEAELFSPRFLVERAVLRALGGEDPARPPVLLLDEVDRADEAFEAYLLEVLSTWTVTIPELGARGAQVIPIVVLTSNRTRELHEALARRCLYLWVDAPGPSLEAEIVRRHVPDVSARLATEIARVVAALRREGLFKPPGISETIDWAEALVRLGIDDLDDELVDATLGLVVKGREDLERIEAIGVRTIRERAGVVDGDGGSS, translated from the coding sequence GTGAGCTTGCCTAGGTCTCCGGAGCCGCTTCGAGCGCACGGCATCGAACGACCAGAGGATCTGCGTCGTGCACTCGACGCCGTTGGCTACCTGGCCTCGCCACGGGTGGCGCTGTCTGGGTTCCTCGCGGTCTCGCTGCAGCGACCGCTGCTCTTGGAGGGGGAGCCCGGTGTCGGCAAGACCGAGCTTGCCTATGCGCTCGCGCGCGTCTTCGGCGGGTCGCTGGAGCGGCTGCAGTGCTACGAGGGAATCGACGTCCATCAGGCCGTCTACGACTGGGACTGGGGACGCCAGTTCTTGCACGTGCGCACGCTCGAGGCGCTCGCGCGAGATGCTCTGCGCGGTCGCGAGGTCGATGACATCGAGGCGGAGCTGTTCTCACCTCGGTTCCTCGTCGAGCGAGCGGTACTCCGGGCACTCGGCGGCGAGGATCCTGCCCGTCCACCGGTGCTGCTGCTCGATGAGGTCGACCGTGCAGACGAGGCGTTCGAGGCCTACCTGCTCGAAGTGCTCTCCACCTGGACCGTGACCATTCCGGAGCTCGGCGCTCGTGGGGCCCAGGTGATCCCGATCGTCGTGCTCACGTCGAATCGGACGCGTGAACTCCACGAGGCCCTGGCGAGGCGCTGCCTCTACCTCTGGGTTGACGCCCCCGGTCCGTCGTTGGAGGCCGAGATCGTGCGTCGACACGTCCCGGATGTGAGCGCTCGGCTTGCCACGGAGATCGCCCGTGTCGTCGCGGCACTTCGGCGAGAGGGCCTGTTCAAGCCTCCCGGAATCTCCGAGACGATCGATTGGGCGGAGGCGCTCGTGCGCCTCGGCATCGACGACCTCGACGATGAGCTCGTCGATGCCACGCTCGGACTCGTCGTCAAGGGACGAGAAGATCTCGAGCGCATCGAGGCGATCGGCGTGCGGACGATTCGCGAGCGTGCTGGCGTGGTGGACGGCGATGGTGGGTCGAGCTGA
- a CDS encoding FAD binding domain-containing protein → MFPAPFDYHRAQSIDAAIALVGEHDDAKFLAGGHSLLPLMKLRLASPSLLVDIGHLPDLSYVRDDGDEVAIGALTRHHDLATSEVLRRRVPVLAAVAGQIGDPSVRHRGTIGGSVAHGDGAADLPAALLALEATMVARGGGGERRIPASTFFRGFLETALAPDEVLTEIRVPAVRDYSFQKLNRRAQDWAIVGVVAVRNGSTRVAFVNMAPTPVRAMGVEEALASGAGVDEAARRAAEGLEPPSDVNASADYRRHLAEVLVARALRELA, encoded by the coding sequence ATGTTTCCAGCGCCCTTTGACTACCACCGAGCGCAGTCGATCGACGCGGCGATCGCCTTGGTCGGCGAGCACGACGACGCCAAGTTCCTCGCTGGCGGTCACTCGCTGCTGCCACTCATGAAGCTGCGTCTGGCCTCACCGTCGTTGCTCGTGGACATCGGCCACCTCCCGGACCTCTCGTACGTGCGCGACGATGGAGACGAGGTCGCGATCGGGGCCCTGACTCGTCATCATGACCTCGCGACCTCTGAGGTGCTTCGGCGTCGGGTGCCGGTTCTCGCTGCGGTGGCGGGCCAGATTGGCGATCCGTCCGTACGCCATCGCGGGACGATCGGTGGCTCCGTCGCTCACGGTGACGGTGCTGCCGATCTGCCTGCTGCGCTGCTCGCGCTCGAGGCGACGATGGTGGCACGCGGCGGCGGGGGCGAGCGGCGCATCCCGGCGAGCACTTTCTTTCGGGGCTTCCTCGAGACGGCACTCGCGCCTGACGAGGTCCTCACCGAGATCCGCGTGCCGGCGGTGCGGGACTACTCGTTCCAGAAGCTCAACCGTCGGGCGCAGGACTGGGCGATCGTGGGAGTCGTCGCGGTGCGCAACGGGAGCACGCGGGTTGCGTTCGTCAACATGGCACCGACGCCAGTACGTGCGATGGGCGTCGAGGAGGCGCTCGCGAGCGGTGCTGGCGTCGACGAGGCAGCCCGACGTGCCGCCGAGGGGCTCGAACCGCCGAGCGACGTCAACGCGTCTGCCGACTACCGCCGTCACCTTGCCGAGGTCCTGGTGGCACGAGCACTGCGTGAGCTTGCCTAG